In Methanothermococcus thermolithotrophicus DSM 2095, one DNA window encodes the following:
- the glmM gene encoding phosphoglucosamine mutase produces MKLFGTSGIRMKNLDPKIAYEVGFALSKKVNNVVIGRDTRTTGQLIESALITGLLNGGCEVTTIGMAPTPVLGFSTRNYDTGIMITASHNPPEYNGIKLFNKDGTAFKPEQESQIEEIVFNENFKRADWNCVGKVWKDETAIKKYMDFILENIDLNKKHNVVVDCGNSAGCLVSPYLFTEVGCKTLSLNSHVDGRFIGRMPEPNKKNLIETMDIINGLNSKGRDFIGIAHDGDADRMIAIDEKGRLTDFDKLLAAFSRYLCEANVVKKSKKIIITTIDASMAIEEYLSDLNAEVIRTKVGDVAVSGALEKYDAIFGGEPSGTWIHRDVHLTPDGILSGLRILEMMEFYDKKLYEIMDEVPSYVNLREKLNCPDEKKGKVMDYVVENGEGAFKTTPETIDGVRFSLEDGWILIRPSGTEPYVRIRVEAKNNKFAKELLEKGMNLVKKALINK; encoded by the coding sequence ATGAAGTTATTTGGAACTTCGGGAATAAGGATGAAAAACCTTGACCCAAAAATTGCATACGAAGTAGGATTTGCGTTATCAAAGAAAGTTAACAACGTTGTAATTGGACGGGATACTAGAACAACCGGGCAACTAATAGAAAGTGCATTAATAACCGGTTTACTAAATGGAGGATGTGAAGTAACAACAATAGGCATGGCTCCAACGCCAGTTCTAGGATTTTCAACAAGAAATTATGATACTGGAATCATGATTACTGCATCCCACAATCCCCCCGAATATAACGGGATAAAACTATTTAATAAAGATGGAACTGCATTTAAACCTGAGCAGGAAAGTCAGATAGAAGAAATTGTTTTTAACGAGAATTTTAAAAGGGCAGATTGGAACTGTGTTGGTAAAGTTTGGAAAGATGAAACTGCCATTAAAAAATACATGGATTTTATTTTGGAGAATATAGATTTAAACAAAAAACATAACGTTGTTGTGGATTGCGGTAATTCTGCAGGCTGTTTGGTTTCTCCATATTTATTTACTGAAGTTGGATGTAAGACTTTATCCCTAAATTCTCATGTAGATGGTAGATTTATAGGTAGGATGCCAGAACCTAATAAAAAGAACTTAATCGAAACCATGGATATTATTAACGGGCTGAATAGTAAGGGCAGGGATTTCATAGGGATAGCTCACGACGGCGATGCCGATAGAATGATAGCAATAGATGAAAAAGGTAGGTTAACAGATTTTGATAAGTTGTTGGCAGCATTTTCAAGGTACCTCTGTGAAGCTAACGTAGTCAAAAAAAGCAAAAAGATCATAATCACAACAATAGATGCATCAATGGCTATTGAAGAATACTTAAGTGATTTAAATGCTGAAGTAATTAGAACAAAGGTTGGAGATGTTGCAGTCTCAGGAGCTCTTGAAAAATATGATGCTATTTTTGGTGGAGAACCTTCTGGAACATGGATACATAGGGATGTGCATTTAACACCAGATGGGATACTCTCTGGATTGAGAATCCTGGAAATGATGGAATTTTACGATAAAAAATTATACGAGATAATGGACGAAGTCCCATCCTATGTAAATTTAAGGGAAAAATTAAACTGTCCGGACGAGAAAAAGGGAAAGGTTATGGATTATGTTGTTGAAAATGGAGAAGGAGCATTTAAAACAACTCCTGAGACCATAGACGGTGTAAGGTTTAGTTTAGAAGATGGCTGGATATTGATAAGGCCTTCTGGAACAGAACCTTATGTTAGAATTAGGGTTGAGGCAAAGAATAATAAATTTGCAAAAGAGCTCCTAGAAAAAGGTATGAACTTGGTAAAAAAAGCTTTAATTAATAAATAA
- the gmhA gene encoding D-sedoheptulose 7-phosphate isomerase — MKKYFEESARVKLDFITNNEDNLKKSIEIITNALKNGNKILICGNGGSAADAQHFAAEIVGRFKLERNGFPAIALTTDTSILTAIGNDYGFDNIFKRQVEALGNEGDVLVGISTSGNSENVITAIELAKKMGIYTIGLLGKSGGKLKDIVDLPLIVPSDNTPRIQECHLTIYHIICEEVEKNLMK, encoded by the coding sequence ATGAAAAAATATTTTGAAGAAAGTGCTAGAGTTAAGTTAGACTTTATTACCAATAATGAAGATAATTTAAAAAAGTCTATTGAAATAATAACAAATGCTTTAAAAAATGGCAACAAGATTTTAATCTGTGGAAATGGGGGCAGTGCAGCAGATGCTCAGCATTTTGCCGCTGAAATAGTAGGTAGGTTTAAACTGGAAAGGAATGGATTTCCAGCAATAGCATTAACTACTGATACATCCATATTAACGGCAATTGGGAATGATTATGGGTTTGATAATATTTTTAAAAGACAGGTTGAAGCATTAGGTAATGAAGGAGATGTTTTAGTTGGAATTTCAACTAGCGGAAATTCAGAAAATGTTATAACCGCCATAGAACTTGCCAAAAAGATGGGAATTTATACAATTGGATTGTTGGGAAAATCAGGGGGAAAATTAAAGGACATTGTTGATTTACCATTGATTGTTCCATCAGATAATACTCCAAGAATACAGGAATGTCATTTAACAATATATCATATAATTTGTGAGGAAGTAGAAAAAAACTTAATGAAGTAA
- the rfaE2 gene encoding D-glycero-beta-D-manno-heptose 1-phosphate adenylyltransferase, which translates to MIIKNRKLLKDIVLELKNQGCRLVFTNGCFDIIHKGHVRYLNDAKKFGDILIVGINSDESIKKIKGDKRPIIPLESRVEVLDSLKPVDFVVPFDEETPIELIKIIKPHTHVKGGDYREEDLPEAKIIKSYGGEVKIISLVEGFSTTNIIEWILKKYKKG; encoded by the coding sequence ATGATAATCAAAAATAGAAAATTATTAAAAGATATTGTTTTGGAGTTAAAGAATCAAGGATGTAGGCTAGTGTTTACAAATGGATGTTTTGATATTATTCATAAGGGGCATGTCAGGTATTTAAATGATGCTAAAAAATTTGGAGATATTTTGATAGTAGGTATTAACTCCGATGAGTCAATTAAAAAAATAAAGGGAGATAAAAGACCCATCATCCCATTGGAATCAAGGGTTGAAGTTTTAGATAGTTTAAAACCTGTTGATTTTGTAGTTCCATTTGATGAAGAAACTCCTATAGAGTTGATAAAAATAATAAAACCCCATACTCATGTAAAAGGTGGGGATTATCGGGAAGAGGATTTACCTGAGGCAAAAATAATCAAAAGCTATGGTGGAGAAGTTAAAATAATTTCATTAGTTGAAGGTTTTTCTACAACAAATATTATAGAATGGATTTTAAAGAAATACAAAAAGGGATAG
- a CDS encoding bifunctional heptose 7-phosphate kinase/heptose 1-phosphate adenyltransferase codes for MICILGEVMLDKYTYGKVERINPEAPVPVLSVVEEKYTLGGAGNVANNVMSLKHNAFLLSVCNNDLFGECVRKLCDENGIKYFFLTDGRPTIVKHRFVALGYNQQLLRVDHEEKNPLDGKYTKVIVKKILELNPKILIVSDYAKGLITKSLMDNIIKHFKGKILVDPKPNNINLYENAYLIKPNLKETSEILERRIENTDEDVEKAGLELVNEYNTNVVITRSEKGSTLITTDEEIYHIPTKAKEVHDVSGAGDTYIATLGYALDHGYDLVDAVKLANKASSIVVGKVGTATVSLEELFDE; via the coding sequence ATGATATGTATTTTGGGAGAGGTAATGCTCGATAAATACACCTATGGAAAAGTTGAGAGAATAAATCCTGAAGCTCCGGTTCCGGTGTTGAGTGTTGTTGAAGAAAAATATACCCTCGGCGGGGCAGGGAATGTTGCAAATAATGTAATGTCATTAAAACATAATGCATTTTTGTTGAGTGTCTGTAATAACGATTTATTTGGAGAATGCGTCAGAAAATTATGTGATGAGAATGGAATTAAGTACTTCTTTTTAACAGATGGGAGGCCCACAATCGTAAAACACAGATTTGTTGCTTTGGGATACAATCAACAACTCCTTAGGGTTGATCATGAGGAAAAAAACCCATTGGATGGTAAATATACTAAGGTTATTGTTAAAAAGATATTGGAGTTAAATCCCAAGATTTTAATTGTTTCAGATTATGCCAAGGGGCTTATAACTAAAAGTTTAATGGATAATATAATAAAACACTTCAAGGGAAAGATTTTAGTTGATCCAAAACCAAATAATATTAATCTTTACGAGAATGCCTATTTAATAAAACCAAATTTAAAAGAAACTTCCGAAATTCTTGAAAGGAGAATAGAAAATACAGATGAAGATGTGGAAAAAGCAGGTTTAGAACTGGTAAATGAATACAACACCAACGTTGTAATCACAAGAAGCGAGAAAGGTTCAACCTTAATAACAACTGACGAAGAGATTTATCACATTCCAACAAAGGCTAAGGAAGTTCACGATGTTTCAGGTGCTGGAGATACATATATTGCCACACTTGGTTATGCTTTGGATCATGGGTATGATTTAGTTGATGCTGTAAAGTTGGCAAATAAAGCGAGCTCAATAGTAGTTGGAAAAGTTGGAACTGCAACAGTTAGTTTGGAGGAGCTATTTGATGAATAA
- a CDS encoding HAD-IIIA family hydrolase, which yields MNKVIFLDRDGVINKRLIGDYVKKIEEFELLPKVKDALIEFKKMGYLLIVITNQQGIGKGIMTEDDLRAVHNYMLKLLPEVDDIFYCPHLDGTCSCRKPGNGMLLKAEEKWNIDFNKSWMIGDSESDIICGKSVGCKTIRILHDDNEKTDADFIAKSLFECINIVDELK from the coding sequence ATGAATAAGGTAATATTTTTAGATAGGGATGGTGTTATCAATAAACGATTAATTGGGGATTATGTTAAAAAAATAGAAGAATTCGAACTATTGCCAAAGGTAAAAGATGCATTAATTGAATTTAAAAAAATGGGTTATTTGTTAATAGTAATTACCAATCAGCAGGGAATTGGAAAAGGTATCATGACTGAGGATGATTTAAGGGCGGTTCATAATTATATGCTAAAACTTCTTCCAGAGGTTGATGATATCTTTTACTGTCCACACTTGGATGGAACTTGCAGCTGTAGAAAACCTGGAAATGGCATGCTCTTAAAAGCCGAAGAAAAATGGAATATAGATTTCAATAAGAGTTGGATGATTGGGGATAGCGAGAGCGATATAATCTGTGGAAAGAGCGTAGGTTGTAAAACCATAAGAATATTACATGATGATAATGAGAAAACAGACGCAGATTTTATTGCTAAAAGTTTATTTGAATGTATAAATATTGTAGATGAATTAAAATAA
- a CDS encoding mannose-1-phosphate guanylyltransferase/mannose-6-phosphate isomerase, with translation MKSIILAGGSGTRLWPLSREYYPKQFLRLKKFKKSLFQKTFERTLGLTDDISDIYVITNEKHKFIVLGQIEELGYEFNENNILIEPVGRNTLPAIYYGVKEIKNHGDDVVGVFPSDQLIDDEEEFTSTVKKGEIIADNYIVTFGIKPNKPHTGYGYINPSEKLENIGYKVEEFKEKPNLETAKEYIEKGYLWNSGMFLFRTDLFEEEVKKHCPEVYQAFNSDNINEIYENVPDISIDYGIMEKSDKVAVVPLNIKWSDLGSFDAFYEEFEKDKHGNVTYGENVLIDSKNNLINIHDGKLVSLIGVEDLIVVDTKDALLVCKKEHSQKVKDVVKELKERNDERTKFHKKVHRPWGHYTILEEGQFYKIKRITVLPEKKLSYQLHHHRSEHWIVVKGTAKVVVEGEEYFVRSGESTFVKSGLKHRLENPGKIPLEVIEIQAGEYLEEDDIVRFNDEWGRE, from the coding sequence ATGAAATCTATTATCTTAGCAGGGGGAAGCGGAACTAGATTATGGCCGTTAAGCCGTGAATACTATCCAAAGCAGTTTTTAAGACTTAAAAAATTCAAAAAATCTTTATTTCAAAAGACCTTTGAAAGAACATTAGGTTTAACAGATGATATAAGCGATATCTACGTAATTACAAATGAAAAGCATAAATTTATAGTTCTTGGGCAGATAGAAGAATTGGGATATGAATTCAACGAAAATAACATTTTAATTGAGCCAGTTGGAAGAAATACCCTTCCAGCCATCTATTATGGTGTAAAAGAAATTAAAAATCATGGCGATGATGTTGTAGGGGTTTTTCCATCCGATCAGTTGATTGATGATGAGGAGGAGTTTACAAGTACAGTAAAAAAAGGCGAAATAATAGCAGATAATTATATAGTAACATTTGGAATAAAACCTAATAAACCACATACTGGCTATGGTTATATAAACCCTTCCGAAAAATTGGAGAATATAGGATATAAAGTTGAAGAATTCAAAGAAAAACCTAATTTAGAGACCGCAAAAGAATACATAGAAAAAGGATACCTATGGAATAGTGGTATGTTTTTATTTAGAACCGATCTTTTTGAAGAAGAAGTTAAAAAACATTGCCCAGAAGTATACCAGGCATTTAACTCAGACAACATAAATGAAATTTACGAAAATGTCCCAGATATTTCAATAGATTATGGAATCATGGAAAAATCCGATAAAGTTGCCGTAGTGCCGTTAAATATAAAGTGGAGTGATTTAGGTAGTTTTGATGCATTTTATGAAGAATTTGAAAAGGATAAACATGGAAACGTCACATATGGTGAGAATGTTTTAATAGATTCTAAGAATAATTTAATAAACATCCATGATGGGAAATTGGTTTCTCTAATAGGAGTAGAAGATTTAATTGTCGTTGATACAAAAGATGCCTTATTAGTATGTAAAAAAGAACACTCTCAAAAGGTTAAAGATGTTGTTAAAGAGTTAAAAGAGAGAAATGATGAAAGAACAAAATTCCATAAAAAGGTTCATAGACCTTGGGGCCACTATACAATTTTAGAAGAAGGTCAATTTTATAAGATAAAACGGATTACAGTTTTGCCGGAAAAGAAACTGAGCTACCAATTACATCATCATAGAAGTGAGCACTGGATAGTTGTTAAAGGTACGGCCAAAGTTGTTGTTGAAGGAGAGGAATATTTTGTTAGAAGCGGAGAAAGCACATTTGTTAAAAGTGGTTTAAAACATAGATTGGAAAATCCTGGAAAGATACCTTTGGAAGTTATTGAGATACAGGCAGGAGAATATTTAGAGGAAGACGATATTGTAAGGTTTAATGATGAATGGGGGAGAGAATGA
- a CDS encoding glycosyltransferase family 4 protein gives MNGIKLIIFPGYYVPHIGGLETHVDEFVKYLSKDENYDIYVFAPNIPKYKEFEIKHNNVKIYRYPAFEIISNYPVPNIFNIKFWKMFFNIYKIDFDIVMTRTRFFSNTLLGFFFAKFRLNRKKLIHVEHGSAFIKLESEFTNKMAYMYDIVLGKLIFKKSDYVIAISKAVKDFITENFIDDSNIPIIYRGLEIEYIESIEKNKYIEKKFKDNKNLSVFNITRNTRDKIKLCFVGRLYKWKGVENIIKAYKELPKNIKEKTVLIIVGYGEDLERLKKLSGDYLDNSIYFTGKKDFKDAIGIVKASDIYIHSSYKGGGLSSSLLQAMCCGKAIVASPYEGGDEVVIDGNTGILLKDNSPEQIKNGIIKLIKNKELIEIYGKNAKKFIKDNFNWQSSVEKYKKIFNKLLKK, from the coding sequence ATGAATGGTATAAAACTAATTATATTTCCAGGTTATTATGTTCCTCATATTGGCGGATTAGAAACTCATGTGGATGAATTTGTTAAGTATCTATCAAAGGATGAAAATTATGATATTTATGTATTTGCACCAAATATTCCAAAATACAAAGAGTTTGAAATAAAACATAATAATGTTAAAATTTATAGATATCCTGCATTCGAAATTATATCAAATTATCCTGTCCCAAATATTTTTAATATTAAATTTTGGAAGATGTTTTTTAATATATACAAAATTGATTTTGATATTGTCATGACAAGGACTCGATTTTTTTCAAATACATTATTGGGATTTTTCTTTGCAAAATTTAGATTGAATAGGAAAAAGTTGATTCACGTTGAACATGGAAGTGCGTTTATTAAGTTAGAGAGTGAATTTACAAATAAAATGGCTTATATGTATGATATTGTTCTTGGAAAACTTATATTTAAAAAATCTGACTATGTTATAGCAATATCAAAGGCGGTTAAGGATTTTATAACAGAAAATTTTATTGATGACAGTAACATTCCCATAATATATCGAGGATTAGAAATTGAATATATTGAAAGTATTGAAAAAAATAAATATATTGAGAAAAAATTTAAAGATAATAAAAACCTATCCGTTTTTAATATCACTCGCAATACTCGTGATAAAATAAAATTATGTTTTGTTGGAAGACTGTATAAATGGAAAGGTGTCGAAAATATTATAAAGGCATACAAGGAGCTCCCAAAAAATATAAAAGAAAAAACTGTTTTAATTATTGTAGGTTATGGTGAGGACTTAGAAAGACTTAAAAAACTTTCAGGAGATTATTTGGATAACAGCATTTATTTCACTGGGAAAAAAGATTTTAAAGATGCAATAGGGATTGTCAAAGCGTCTGATATTTATATTCACTCGTCTTATAAGGGTGGCGGTTTGTCGAGCTCATTGTTGCAAGCCATGTGTTGTGGAAAGGCAATTGTTGCAAGTCCTTATGAAGGTGGGGATGAAGTCGTTATTGATGGAAACACAGGTATTTTGTTAAAAGATAACAGTCCCGAACAAATTAAAAATGGAATTATTAAATTAATTAAAAATAAGGAGTTAATAGAAATTTACGGGAAAAATGCAAAAAAATTTATAAAAGATAATTTTAATTGGCAGAGCTCTGTTGAAAAATATAAAAAGATTTTTAATAAATTATTGAAAAAATAA
- a CDS encoding lipopolysaccharide biosynthesis protein, with amino-acid sequence MVKKHYNNLKDRLYNLAKKYSSKVGLDLPYFIKGGFWLSIGQFFGTLKGFILSIVFANLLSKEVFGEYSFVMTVLGIAGIFALPGMGVAVVQAVAKGYEGTYFRALKDVFKWSWLGGLLLLCVSVHEYFFGRFNLTLIFLILSSLFPFYSISGFYSALLNGKKRFDILTKLSSFFNIISTILIVAVVFFTESVFWISVITVLVQILINGYFSLFYVKKYVKNNEIDEHSIEFGKNISYSQAFSNIANNFDSLVIAYFLGFSSLAIFKIVTLLPNQIKMLANAFTPMLLPKIASQDLSKKDLMKHFKKFFLVVVFLILIYWVVAPFIFKWFYIQYYDYVWLSMLYHMSFIVMLYILPFNYLIKEKKGDLINKFYNYSAILLIVLSLIGIYFYGLLGAIMARIIHRSFVMVITFLFFFKYCK; translated from the coding sequence ATGGTAAAGAAACACTACAACAATTTAAAAGATAGATTATATAATCTTGCAAAAAAGTACTCTTCAAAGGTAGGTTTGGACCTTCCATATTTTATAAAAGGAGGGTTTTGGTTAAGTATTGGACAATTCTTCGGAACTTTAAAGGGGTTTATTTTAAGTATAGTTTTTGCTAATTTGCTGTCAAAAGAAGTTTTTGGAGAGTATAGTTTTGTAATGACAGTTTTAGGTATTGCAGGGATTTTTGCACTTCCAGGAATGGGTGTTGCAGTTGTTCAGGCAGTTGCAAAAGGTTATGAAGGAACATATTTTAGAGCTCTGAAAGATGTTTTTAAATGGAGTTGGCTGGGCGGTTTATTATTGTTATGCGTTTCTGTTCATGAATACTTCTTTGGAAGATTTAATTTAACATTAATATTTTTAATATTGTCGTCTTTATTTCCTTTTTATTCCATTTCTGGATTTTATTCCGCATTATTAAATGGTAAAAAAAGATTCGATATTCTGACTAAATTATCTTCTTTTTTTAACATTATTTCAACAATTTTAATAGTTGCCGTAGTATTCTTTACAGAGAGTGTTTTTTGGATTTCTGTAATTACTGTTTTAGTTCAAATCCTGATTAATGGATATTTTAGTTTATTCTATGTTAAAAAATATGTAAAAAATAATGAAATTGATGAACATAGTATCGAATTTGGAAAAAATATTAGTTATTCTCAGGCATTTTCAAATATTGCCAACAACTTTGATAGTTTGGTTATCGCTTATTTTTTAGGATTTTCTAGTTTAGCCATTTTTAAAATTGTTACATTACTTCCAAATCAGATTAAAATGTTAGCAAATGCATTTACGCCCATGTTACTGCCTAAAATTGCCTCCCAGGATTTGAGCAAAAAGGATTTAATGAAACATTTTAAAAAGTTTTTTTTAGTTGTTGTTTTTTTAATTTTAATTTATTGGGTAGTTGCCCCTTTCATCTTTAAATGGTTTTACATACAATACTATGACTATGTATGGTTAAGTATGTTATACCATATGAGTTTTATAGTTATGTTATACATATTGCCATTTAATTATTTAATAAAAGAAAAAAAAGGAGATTTAATAAATAAATTTTATAATTACTCTGCCATATTATTAATAGTACTAAGTTTAATTGGAATTTATTTTTATGGACTTTTAGGAGCAATTATGGCAAGAATTATTCATAGGTCATTTGTAATGGTAATCACATTTCTATTTTTTTTCAAGTACTGCAAGTAA
- a CDS encoding DapH/DapD/GlmU-related protein → MSLKKIVISKYVVIKSNLRKIKYWKYIKFGKGVYLDGKLIIRGSNNIEIGNYSRLSEGVVLNARDKIKIGKYCHISSYAQLHTGGLDLTRPYTSRPHISKPIIIEDGVWVCSGAIILPGVKIGEGSVIAAGAVVTKNVPPYELWGGVPANKIRSLK, encoded by the coding sequence ATGAGTCTTAAAAAAATTGTAATTAGTAAGTATGTCGTCATTAAAAGTAATTTAAGAAAAATTAAATATTGGAAATATATAAAATTTGGTAAAGGAGTATATCTTGATGGAAAACTGATTATACGCGGGAGTAACAATATAGAAATCGGAAATTATTCAAGATTAAGTGAAGGCGTTGTTCTAAATGCAAGAGATAAAATAAAAATTGGTAAATATTGCCATATTTCATCGTATGCTCAATTGCATACTGGAGGTCTGGACCTAACTAGACCTTACACGAGTAGACCCCATATAAGCAAACCAATAATAATAGAAGATGGAGTATGGGTATGTTCTGGGGCCATTATACTTCCAGGGGTGAAGATAGGTGAAGGTAGTGTTATAGCCGCAGGAGCCGTTGTTACTAAAAATGTCCCACCTTATGAACTGTGGGGAGGGGTTCCTGCAAATAAAATAAGAAGTCTAAAATAA
- a CDS encoding B12-binding domain-containing radical SAM protein, translating to MKLILINITSTLNKNLMPHLGLGYVASYVVYQKLADVDIIDLSFYENPFEMLIRELDKIKNKGLKDEEVVFGISMNTHNRYSVKKASEIIKSKFKNSLVFSGGPHITLEPMDTLKNCRAIDIGIIGEGELTVCELLKELKNNSLKDNIDNILGIVYRDGENIIVNPRRSRIKDLDKIPFPDRDALNVKKFPPLHIPGTNPKEVKGTNMIGSRGCPYKCVFCSVADQWGRQTTFRSPENIIEEIELVYNKYGYNGIYFFDDTFTLSKKRTVDFCNLMIDKNLNEKISWFCEIRANTVDYILLKLMKEAGCTGVAMGVESSNQWLLDNVIKKGITIEQVKNVIKWCNDLNIHLKCFFSIGHPGETFNMALETLKFRDGIRCSEKAISFMKIYPGTPLYNIAKEREIIPKEFSWFKHYDNLEWQSYDINVGKYTVPVFRDKMDEKDYAKLMAYLNKNNSLIKIIGENINRINSRNFIRYLVLGSIFIKNKILFKLNITK from the coding sequence ATGAAATTAATTTTAATTAATATTACCAGTACATTGAATAAAAATTTAATGCCACATTTAGGTTTAGGTTATGTAGCATCCTATGTGGTTTATCAAAAATTAGCGGATGTGGATATTATTGATTTAAGTTTTTATGAAAATCCGTTTGAGATGTTAATTAGAGAATTGGATAAAATTAAAAATAAAGGACTAAAAGATGAAGAAGTTGTTTTTGGAATATCCATGAACACCCACAATAGATATTCCGTCAAAAAAGCATCGGAAATAATTAAAAGTAAATTCAAGAATTCATTGGTATTTAGTGGAGGGCCACACATCACATTAGAACCAATGGATACATTAAAAAATTGTAGGGCAATAGACATAGGGATAATCGGAGAAGGTGAATTAACTGTTTGCGAATTACTTAAAGAATTAAAAAATAATAGCTTAAAAGATAATATAGACAATATTTTGGGAATTGTATATAGGGATGGAGAAAATATAATTGTAAATCCAAGAAGATCTAGAATAAAAGACTTGGATAAAATACCATTTCCTGATAGGGATGCACTAAATGTAAAAAAATTTCCACCATTGCATATTCCCGGAACCAATCCAAAAGAAGTTAAGGGTACTAATATGATTGGTAGTAGAGGATGCCCATACAAATGTGTATTTTGTTCTGTGGCTGATCAATGGGGTCGTCAAACAACTTTTAGATCGCCTGAAAATATAATTGAAGAAATAGAATTGGTATATAACAAATACGGATATAATGGCATATACTTCTTTGATGACACATTTACATTATCGAAAAAAAGAACAGTTGATTTTTGTAATCTTATGATTGATAAAAATTTAAATGAAAAAATTTCATGGTTTTGTGAAATAAGGGCAAATACTGTAGATTATATCTTATTAAAACTAATGAAAGAAGCAGGATGCACGGGTGTTGCAATGGGTGTTGAATCTTCTAATCAATGGTTGTTAGACAATGTTATTAAAAAGGGAATTACTATTGAACAAGTTAAGAATGTTATAAAATGGTGCAATGATTTAAACATACATCTTAAATGTTTTTTTAGCATAGGTCACCCCGGGGAAACTTTTAATATGGCATTAGAAACATTAAAGTTCCGGGATGGTATAAGATGTAGTGAAAAAGCAATATCATTTATGAAAATTTATCCAGGAACCCCATTATATAATATTGCAAAAGAACGAGAAATAATCCCAAAGGAGTTTTCATGGTTTAAGCATTATGACAATCTTGAATGGCAATCTTATGACATAAATGTAGGTAAATATACAGTACCCGTGTTTAGGGATAAAATGGACGAAAAAGATTATGCAAAACTAATGGCTTATTTAAATAAAAATAATTCATTAATAAAAATTATTGGGGAAAATATAAATCGTATTAATTCTCGAAATTTTATTAGATACTTGGTGTTGGGCAGCATATTTATCAAAAATAAAATATTATTCAAACTTAATATCACAAAATAA